One window from the genome of Nicotiana tomentosiformis chromosome 5, ASM39032v3, whole genome shotgun sequence encodes:
- the LOC104102070 gene encoding DNA-directed RNA polymerases II, IV and V subunit 9A produces MSTMKFCRECNNILYPKEDKEQKILLYACRNCDHQEPAENNCVYRNEIHHSAAERTQVLQDVAADPTLPRTKSVRCSQCGHGEAVFFQATARGEEGMTLFFVCCNPNCGHRWRD; encoded by the exons ATGAGTACTATGAAATTTTGCCGCGAATG TAACAATATTTTGTATCCAAAAGAAGACAAGGAGCAGAAGATCCTCCTTTATGCTTGCCGCAATTGTGACCATCAG GAGCCTGCTGAAAACAATTGTGTGTATAGAAATGAGATACATCATTCTGCTGCAGAGCGCACTCAAGTGTTGCAGGATGTAGCAGCAGATCCAACTTTGCCTCGTACAAAATCTGTTCGATGCTCTCAATGTGGTCATGGAGAAGCAGTTTTTTTCCAG GCAACTGCAAGGGGAGAAGAAGGTATGACACTCTTCTTTGTTTGCTGCAACCCAAACTGTGGCCACAGATGGAGAGATTGA